In Halanaerobiaceae bacterium ANBcell28, the following are encoded in one genomic region:
- a CDS encoding hemolysin III family protein — protein sequence MKKEERISFYTHFAGFIAAIIAMIILFAISEGVSLSILSLVYGLSVVFLFMSSSLYHAFKKEEKELSFWRKLDHFAIFVMIAGTYTPVSFIYLEGYWKWSIIILQWSLVLGGFFFKFFYLKAPRYLYTIIYLLMGWSGVIPIRHFFASMPLISVIYMLLGGLAFTVGAVFYMIKKPQKIAIAYHEIFHIFILIGWFFHYLLVFRAISS from the coding sequence ATGAAAAAGGAAGAACGTATTTCTTTTTATACACATTTTGCCGGTTTTATAGCTGCTATTATTGCTATGATTATACTTTTTGCAATAAGCGAAGGGGTTTCTTTAAGTATTTTGTCTCTCGTTTATGGCTTATCCGTCGTTTTTTTGTTTATGTCTAGCTCACTTTACCATGCTTTTAAAAAAGAAGAGAAGGAGTTATCTTTTTGGAGGAAACTTGATCATTTTGCTATTTTTGTAATGATTGCCGGGACTTATACTCCTGTAAGTTTTATATATCTAGAAGGTTACTGGAAATGGTCTATTATAATTCTACAATGGTCATTGGTCTTAGGAGGTTTCTTTTTTAAGTTCTTTTATCTTAAAGCCCCAAGGTATCTTTATACAATTATTTATCTCTTAATGGGTTGGAGTGGTGTAATACCAATTAGACATTTTTTTGCTTCTATGCCACTAATATCAGTAATTTATATGTTACTTGGAGGACTGGCTTTTACAGTTGGTGCGGTGTTTTATATGATAAAAAAGCCTCAAAAAATCGCAATTGCTTATCATGAGATATTTCATATCTTTATATTAATAGGCTGGTTTTTTCATTATTTATTAGTGTTTAGGGCGATAAGTAGCTAG
- the coaW gene encoding type II pantothenate kinase, with translation MILGIDIGGTTTDIVGFKNKEIIGNLTVKASDPLASAAGALGKFVNVYGIDLGKIDKIAITGVGSSYVESNLFGLETIKVNEFKAIGLGGAYLSKLDKAIVVSMGTGTAIVKVDRGEVRHLGGTGVGGGTLMGLSKGFLQTTDFKNIIEMADKGEVANVDLQLGDISQSAIGSLQKEITVSNFGKSNDKSSKEDYAASIVNMIFQTIGMMSIFAAKIEKDNNIVFTGKLADIDLGKDILNNLIALEFFKGNFEFPQYAEYSTAIGAAICLLNDKE, from the coding sequence ATGATATTAGGAATAGATATAGGTGGAACAACTACAGATATAGTGGGTTTTAAAAATAAAGAAATTATAGGAAATTTGACTGTTAAGGCAAGTGATCCATTAGCTTCAGCAGCTGGCGCATTGGGTAAATTTGTAAATGTTTATGGGATTGATTTAGGAAAAATTGATAAAATTGCAATTACCGGAGTTGGTTCTTCATATGTTGAGAGCAATCTTTTTGGTTTAGAAACAATAAAAGTGAATGAGTTTAAGGCTATTGGTCTAGGAGGTGCGTATTTAAGTAAGTTAGATAAAGCTATAGTAGTTAGTATGGGTACTGGTACGGCTATTGTTAAAGTAGATAGGGGAGAGGTAAGACACTTAGGAGGAACGGGTGTTGGTGGAGGCACTTTAATGGGTTTAAGTAAAGGTTTTTTACAGACTACTGATTTTAAGAACATAATAGAAATGGCAGATAAAGGAGAAGTGGCTAATGTAGACCTTCAACTTGGAGACATTTCACAATCAGCTATTGGTAGTCTACAAAAAGAAATCACTGTTTCTAATTTTGGTAAGTCAAATGATAAGTCTAGTAAAGAAGATTATGCTGCATCAATAGTAAATATGATATTTCAAACAATAGGAATGATGTCTATTTTCGCAGCTAAAATTGAAAAGGATAATAATATAGTTTTTACAGGCAAGTTAGCTGATATAGATTTAGGAAAAGATATATTAAATAATCTTATTGCTCTTGAATTTTTCAAAGGTAATTTTGAGTTTCCTCAATATGCTGAATATTCTACAGCTATAGGTGCAGCCATTTGTTTGTTGAATGATAAAGAATAA
- a CDS encoding DUF3231 family protein — protein MKFFGKTQTHQKQASISASEAHRVWEKTRFRYLIVNNIIFYANYVHDIDFKYKLYKLKDSYLEEAKKLEKELKNYALKSPEPNLSNIEVPNNSELISDKEIARTIQSLIQLAVLKCVKVLDDAILNDDLRQVLLKITKDEINKYYDFVEYTKNKGWIENPPFYPHVKGNYIVTANEVWELWNHLNYRYLHVHQTKVFRAHVADKDFQLLLSKGMNILAEQIKKLENKLLEFGINLPAKHPLNFPEPESKQNYDDKTTYALLFNSMKNATVLHGYALHEIIMNDKVMKLFRDLFFIELTLVDDLIRYGKIKGWVPLIPSYRE, from the coding sequence ATGAAATTTTTCGGTAAGACTCAAACACATCAGAAGCAAGCTAGTATAAGCGCCTCTGAGGCACACAGAGTATGGGAAAAAACTAGATTTAGATATTTAATAGTAAATAATATAATCTTTTATGCTAATTATGTACATGACATTGATTTTAAATACAAACTATATAAATTAAAAGATTCATATCTAGAAGAAGCAAAAAAATTAGAAAAAGAATTAAAAAACTATGCATTAAAAAGTCCTGAACCGAATTTAAGTAACATTGAAGTACCCAACAATTCTGAGCTAATAAGTGACAAGGAAATAGCAAGAACTATCCAAAGTCTTATACAGTTGGCAGTTTTAAAATGTGTAAAAGTCCTGGATGACGCCATACTTAATGATGATCTTAGACAAGTTTTACTTAAAATTACCAAAGATGAAATAAATAAATATTACGATTTTGTTGAGTACACAAAAAATAAAGGATGGATCGAAAATCCACCCTTTTATCCCCACGTTAAGGGAAACTATATAGTTACAGCAAATGAAGTATGGGAATTATGGAATCATCTTAATTATAGATATCTACATGTTCATCAGACCAAAGTTTTCCGGGCCCATGTAGCAGATAAAGATTTCCAATTACTTCTAAGCAAAGGGATGAATATATTAGCAGAGCAAATAAAAAAACTTGAAAACAAACTACTTGAATTTGGTATAAATCTACCAGCAAAACACCCCTTAAATTTTCCCGAACCAGAATCAAAACAAAATTATGATGATAAAACAACTTACGCGCTATTATTTAATTCTATGAAAAATGCTACCGTACTACATGGTTATGCCTTACATGAAATAATTATGAATGACAAAGTAATGAAGCTATTTCGCGATTTGTTTTTTATAGAATTAACTTTAGTTGATGATTTAATAAGGTATGGTAAAATAAAAGGATGGGTTCCCTTAATCCCTTCTTATAGAGAGTAA